From a region of the Cucumis sativus cultivar 9930 chromosome 6, Cucumber_9930_V3, whole genome shotgun sequence genome:
- the LOC101218845 gene encoding DNA polymerase epsilon subunit D, with product MEKKIGGGNEELPKTIVRRVVKEKLSQCSRDQDISVNKDSLLAFCESARIFIHYLSATANDICKESKRQTIKAEDVLKALEDMEFPELVRPLKASLDEFRRKNAGKKAAASREKEAKKKRKVEEPTVEGTDGESIDDVGNDDNDDNDEDEDEDENRASDD from the exons atggagaaaaaaataggTGGCGGAAATGAAGAGCTTCCAAAGACTATAGTTCGTCGAGTGGTCAAAGAGAAGCTTTCTCAGTGCTCTCGTGACCAGGACATCTCCGTCAACAAAGACTCGCTTCTTGCGTTTTGCGAGAGCGCTCGAATCTTCATCCATTACCTCTCCGCTAC GGCGAATGATATATGCAAGGAATCAAAGAGGCAGACGATTAAGGCGGAAGATGTATTGAAAGCTTTAGAAGATATGGAGTTTCCCGAATTGGTTAGGCCTCTCAAAGCCTCCCTCGACG AATTCAGACGCAAGAATGCTGGAAAGAAGGCAGCTGCTTCCAGAGAAAAAGAAGcgaaaaagaagaggaaggtAGAAGAGCCAACAGTTGAAGGTACAGATGGTGAAAGTATAGATGACGTTGGAAATGATGATAACGATGATAATGATGAAGacgaagatgaagatgaaaatagAGCCAGTGATGACTGA